CCCGGGGCAGCCGGGTCCTGGCCTGGAGCCTGTTTTCTCTTCTGCAGCCCCTGCCTTCCCTTTGGGGACTCGGGCAGCGGGTCAGcggttctttcttctttccccatgATAGAAGTGTGCGCGCACGGCCGTGTGGGGCAGCTGCTCGCCGGCCAGCGGTGGCAGGACAGCTGGCCCAGGGCGTGCGTCGTTTCAGCTCCTGCTGTTCCAGCCAAAGTCACGGAAAAGCATGACCGTGTTAAAGCGTGTTCCCTGCGTACAGCCGTTCCTATTTGTGGTTTCCTCTGCACCTTTTAAGGCGAGTGGCAGTGCCGGTGTGAGGGGCTGGCTGGACTCACTCCCTACTCGGGGTTCTCCAGCTCTCCACTCGCCCCTTCCCCAGTCTTCTCCCTCCCGGCCCTGCATCGCGCAGCCCTGCTTTCCAACTGGGGGTCTGTTTGCTACTCCCTGTCTTTGCACGTGCAGCCCCCTCTCCGGGGTATGACCCCCATGTTCCACATCCGCTTTGCAGCCCCGTCATCCCACAGACCCGCTCCCGGGCCAGCTGCCCCGCCGCCTGCAGGCCGAGCCTTCGCCCAGCGTCTGGTCCGGCTCCCAAGCGAGTCTGCGGAACAGCCTGCGCTTGGCTCTGTGCATCCTCTGCACCACATCCGGCCCCTCAAGGCATCTGCTTCCTGGCTCACCAGCCAACGAGGGTTCTGGGTTGACCTTCTCTGTGGCTTTGTTGCAGGTGTTTCTGTCCGAGTGGAAGGAACGCAAGGTGGCCCTGTCGCGGCTCACCAGGCCGGAGGTGAGAGACGATTTCCTGCACGGGCTGCAGATGCTGCGGGCGCTGCAGAGCGAGCACGTGGTCACGCTGCTGGGCTACTGTGAGGATGACAACACCATCCTCACCGAGTACCACCCCTTGGGCACCCTGGGCAACCTGGAGGCGACGCTGAGCCTCGCCAAGTACCGCAGCCTGAACACGTGGCAGCACCGGCTGCAGCTGGCCCTGGGCTACGTGGCCGTCCTCGACTTCCTGCACCGCAGCCCCCTGGGCACGCTGGTCATGTGCGACTCCAGCGACCTGCCCAAGACCCTGTCCCAGTACCTGCTGACCGCCAACTTCAGCATCGTGCTCAACGACCTGGACGCCCTGCCGCTGGTGAACCGCAGCTCCGGGGCCCTGGTGAAGTGCGGCCACCGGGAGCTCCGTGGGGACTTCGTGGCCCCAGAGCAGCTGTGGCCCTTTGGAGAGGACGTGCCCTTCCAGGACGACCTCATGCCTGCGTATGACGAGAAGACTGACATCTGGAAGATTCCCGACGTCTCCAGTTTCCTTCTGGGGCACGTGGAGGGGAGCGACATGGTccgattccacttgtttgacatTCACAAGGCATGTAAGAGCCAGGTGCCTGCAGAGAGACCCACCGCTCAGGCCGTCCTGGACGCTTACCAGAAGGTTCTGAATCTACTCAGAGACACCGCGACGTCTCAGACTAGAGAGATGCTGTGAAAGACAGGGTGGTTGCTGAGGGATGGGAGTCAGGGGACAGCTGGAAGAGCTGCCCCGGTTTTGCCCTGATGGAAGGTGTTAGCGGCTCTGCCCCGGGTTCTTCCTCTCCTGACCGCCTGGCGGGAGTTGCTGAGCAAGAGCACATGGGCTTGCTGTGAGCCTGGCTGCAAGCGAAGGGGGAGAGAAGCAGTGAGTCGGACCAGTATCTGAAGGAAGTAACAAAAATGAAGCTACAAAGAGGTGTCCCTAACAGCTGAATCCATAGGCTTGTAAGAAATGTGCGTGGAGAGGTTTTTAAGTGGCAGTGTGGGGAAGAGACAAGCGGTGGTTCTTGCTTTGTCAGCTGAGTATCTGCGGTGTGCTTCACGGTACCGAGGAGACGTCACTGTGTCTCAGGTGACTGCCCAGGGCCACGCCTGTGTCATCCACGTCCCAGCGAGCTAGCGTGCATGCTCTCTGAAACCTTGAGTGGATAAGGAGCTTTGAAAATATCGTGTATGACGGAAATCCCATCTGTGTTACTACTGCCTCGGATGGTGCTTGTGAAATTCCTCTTTACTTTCCAGCTGGATATTTATTCTGTGCTCAACATTAATTATCGTGAACATTTTACACCAATAGTGTCTGTCACTCACTCATTAATGGAAGGCGTTGACAGACTTTCCACTTGAGTTGCATGATTGAATCCTTCAGAAAGCTTTCCTTGGTCTCTGTCATCCTCATTTGCAGGGGAGGAAGGATTTGGTACATATTGATCACTACCAATAAGGGGGTCAAAGCTGGCATTGAGGGCAGAAAGGCTGTGTGCAGGCCTCGTGGTCACCGGAATTACAGAGAGCTGGCCCAGCCCCGCAGTCTCGGACTCAGTGTCTCGGTGGAGTCTCTGCATTTCTCACTGGTTCCCTGGTGATGCAGGCAGTGCTGCCGGTCTGGGAACCACATTTCGAGAACCATTGTCCTTACCTATCCAGGCAGTAGACAGGACGTGTGATCAGTATTATCCTTGTTCTACCTCCCATGGTGATTGAGTCCTGGGAGTCCTATGGTTGGTCAGAGAATACGCTTGCCCAGAGTATATTAACTGCTGCTCTTAGTTTTAAACATGCTGCCAGAACCCACGAGGATGGCTGTAATCAAAAGAATGGAcagtaacaaatgttggcaaggatgtagagaattGGAGCCTTCATACGTTGCTGGTAGTAATAAAATGGCCCGGCTGCTTTGGGAAACAGTCTGACCGTCCTCAAAAGGTCAAAAATAGAGTTACCgtgacccagcagttccagtTCCCAGTATTTACCAATGAGAATTGAAAACATGTCCATAAAAGAACttggacacaaatattcatagcagcattattcatcatAGACAAAAGATGAAGATGTCCACCCGCTGGTgaatagataaaagaaaatgtggtccCTCCATACAAAGTGGTAACATTCAGCCATGAAAGGAGTGTAGCACTTGGTCATGCTCCAACATGGATGAaggtgctaagtgaaagaagccatcacaaaagaccacatgccGTGTGATTCCATTTGTAGGAAATGTCCAGAATCGACAAacccacagaaacagaaaatagtggTTTCAGAGGGGCTGGCAGGGGCTTGGACTTGAAGAATGGTGGGGTGCTTGCTCATGGATACAGGGTTTCTTCAGGGGAGATGAAAATTTCCAgaaatggtgatggttgcatagctctgaatatactaaataaCACTGAGTTGTATAAAAGGGGGGCAGTTTTATGgtttgtgaattatatctcaataaagctggaaaaaaaaaaaccccacctctGCCACAAGACCATGTATCTCTTATGACCCTTTTGACTTGACGAAGTAGTTACCGTATGGAGCTGCTGATGTGATGTTACCCTTTTCATGTTGTAATTCTGGATTGAGGGTTTTCCTTGATTTTGGGACTTTGCATTAGAACAAAATGTTCCGtttcaaatgaatttctttttaaatactgatGATAGAGCAAAAATGAACAGCATGGCATTTGGAAAGGACACGGTGCCCGGGTCGGAAGATGTGTGAGTAACAGCTCCAGCTCCGCAGGTGACTCACCCGCGGCCTCGGACAAACCGATTTCCAAGTGAGACAGTCGGCGAGGCGTTTCCAGCCTCTGCTCCTCCCCTGAGTTCTCCGTGATGCTTTATTGTGCCAGTGCCAGGCACCACGCTGGACCTGGCCCTTCAGTTTCTACCTTCGGTAGCAACAGAACTGCAAAATcgtaagagggaaagaaagacccACCTTCCTGCTGTGTAAAAGAGACTCACTTCCATTTTAAGACCACACATAGGCTCAAAgtaaagggatggaaaaagatattccatgcacaTGGGAGCCAGAGGAGAGCAAGGGTAGCTCTACTTCTTTTAGACAAAACAGGCTGTAAGTCAGAAAGTGCAGTGAGACAGAATTCAGTATATgatgataaaggggtcaattcaTCAAGAGGGTATAAAAATCATAAATCTGTATGCACCCCAAAATGCATATAGATCTGATGGGAGAAATAGACAACAATACATTATAGTTATTACAATAATACCCCACTTTAATACCCCAATTTCAACAGTGGACAGATAATCCAGACAAAATCAAGAAGGAAACCTTGGATTTTTAACTATATCTTGGACTAAATGAATCTAACAGacatacatagaaaattctaccaaacagcagcagaatacacattttccTCAAGCACACATGAAACTTTCTCCAGGACAGATTATGCTGTTAGGTCACAAATATTAACCATTTTGAGAAGATTGAAATAACATCAAGCATCTCATCCCATTTTCTTACCACAGTGGTTTGAAACTTCAATAGAAATCAGTAACAAGGGTGAAGACAACAGAAACCAATGAAgcagaaaacagacaaaggaaaTCACGAATGTGTGGAAATTAAAGAACACACACCTGAACAAACAATgagtcacagaagaaatcaaaaggacaaTTTAAGTTCCttgagacaaaaatgaaaacacactgtACCAAAACTTGGTTGTTCCTGTTCAGtcgtgcagtcatgtctgactctctgcgaccccatgaacggcagcacgccaggcttccctgtccttcactatctcccagaggttgctcaagcttgtgtccattgagtcaggatgccatccaaccatattctctgttgcccccttctcctcccgctttcagtctttcccagcatcagggtctgttctgatgagtcggctctttgcatcaggtggccaaagtattcgagcttcagcatcagtccttgcaaagaatattcagggttgatctcctttaggattgactggtttgatctccttgctgcccaaggggctctcaatagtcttctccagcactgcagttcaaaagcgtcagttcttcggcactcagcctcctttatggtccagctctcacatccatatgtgactactggaagaaccagagctttaactagatggaccttttgttggcaaggtgatgtctctgctttttaatatgctgtctagttttgtcatagcttttcttccaagggacgagcatcttttaatttgatggctgccgtcaccatccacagtgattttggagcccaagaaaataaagtctgtcacttttccattttttccccatctgtttgccatgaaatgatgggaccagatgccatgattttagttttgaacactgagttttaagccagctttttcactctcctctttcactttcatcaagaggctctttagtttctcttcactttctgccattagagtggtgtcatctgcatatctgagattactgatatttctcctggcaatcttgattccagcttgtgattcatccagcctggcattttgcatgatgtactctgcatataagttaaacaagcagagtgacaatatacagccttgatatactcctttcccaattttgaatcagtttgttgttccacatccagttttaacttgcttcttgacctgcatacaggtttctcaggaggcaggtaaagtgggtGTGGTATtctcctctctttaagaattttccacagtttgttgtgatccacacagtcaaaggttttagcatagtcaatgaaacagaggtagatgttttcctggaattttcttgctttttctgtgatccagcaaatgttggcaatttgatctctggttcctctgccttttcgaaatctagcttgtacatctggaagttctcggttcatgtactgttgaagctgagcttgaaggattttaaacattatcttgctagtatgtgaaatgagcacaattgtgtggtagcttgaacattctttgtcattgcccttctttgggattggaatgaaaactgaccttttccagtcctgtggcccctgctgagttttccaaatttgctgacatattgagtgcagcactttcacagcatcatctttaggattttaaatagctcagctggaattctgtcacctccactagctttgtttgtagtaatgcttcccaagatcccacttgacttcacactcccaagatgtctggctctaggagagtgattatatcatcatggttatctgggtcattaagacttttttggtatagttctgtgtattcttgccacctcttcttaatcgcctctgcttctgttaggtctttatcattccagtcccttatcgtgcccatccttgcatgtaatattcccttgatatctcctgttttcttgaagagacttctagtcttccccattctattattttcctgtatttctttgcattgttcatttaagaaggccttcttatctctccttactgttctctGGCACTCTGCGTTCAGTTggatatatttttccctttctctcttttgtgtctgttctttcctcagctatttctaaagcctcctcagacaactgctttgccttcttgaatttctttttctttgggatggttttggtcactgcttcctgtacagtgttaAGAACCTCAgtctatagttcttcagacactctgtctaccagatccaatcccttgaatctgttcatcacttccactgtgtaatcataagggatttgatttaggtcatacctgtatggcttagtggttttccctgcttcctTCAATTTTGCCTGTGTTTTGCAATAAGCTtgtggtctgagccacagtcagatccgcCGTCTTGTTTatgctgtctgtatagagcttctccatcttcagctgcaaaagaacataatctgatttcagtgtctggtgatgtccatgtgtaaagtcatctcttaggttgttggaaaagggtgttgaCTATAACCAGCATGTTCTCTTAACAAAACTGTTTgccattgccctgcttcattttgtcctccaaggccaaagttgcctgttacttcaggtatctcttgacttcctacttgtgcATTCCAATCTGctattgagagagtcaattcctaggcaggttgatgagaagtctaggggtccccatagagaggggtctggaattctcaaggaggaagaaaggacaaactcccccccccccctccacattccttaggattatataacaataatgtatcctgcttgaggacaacctctggaaaaaaccttctggctaattctgttatctcaaattgtaaattatgggagtaggtctggtgaggtctttacaacctccagacattcttttgattcactgtaataactaatttgagagtatacaattccattgctaacactagcaagtgggtactctttctacccccttctgatgtttatgtcagaagctttctctatctcctttatactttaataaaactttatgacacaaaagctctgagcaatccagcctcatctctggccccggactgaattcctctcctccggaggccaagaaccctggcgtCTTTGCATGATTCAGCACCAACCTTTCACTctgatgaaaaggacgtctttttttggtattagttctagaaggtgttgtaggtcttcatgctgctgctgctgctgctaagtcgcttcagtcgtgtccaactctctgcaaccccagagacggcagcccaccaggctcccccgtccctgggattctccaggcaagaacactggagtgggttgccatttccttctccaatgcatgaaagtgaaaagtgaaagtgaagtcactcagtcgtgtccgactcttagtgaccccatggactgcagcctaccaggctcctccgtccatgggattttccagtaaagagtactggagtggggtgccattgccttctccatgtaggtcttcatagaatgggTCAGCTTAAGCTTTTTCGGCATCAGTGGTTGTTCAGCATCATCATCACATAGACTGTGAtgatgaatggtttgccttagaaatgaatggagatcattctgtcatttttgaggctgcacccaagtactacattttggactcttggtgactgtgagggctactccatttcttctaagggattcttgcccacctTAGTAGATAcaaaggtcatctgaattaaattcgcccattcctgtccattttagtttattgattcctaagatgttgatgttcaattttgccatctcctgcttgatcacatccaatttaccttgattcctggacctaacattccagcttcctgtGCATATTGTTTATAACATCAGACTGAACTTTCACCACCAagcacatccacagctgagcaccattcccactttggcccagctacttcattctttcttacaGTTATTGCCCTCCATTCCTCCCCAGctgcatactggacaccttccaacctgggggggctcatcttccagtgtcatatatttttgccttttcatactatccataagtttccccaggcaagaatacaggagtggactaccatttccttctctcgtggaccacattttgtcagaactcttcagtatgacccatccatcttggggcCATGCACAGCATGGCTTATGGCtttattgagttatgcaagcccctttgccttGACAAGGCTGCAATGTATGAAGAGGAAGCTGCAAGATTACGGGGCTGTTTATTGTGCATGAAGCCTTAACAGAGAAGGTTTCTGCCCTTAGGACAAACTCTTTGGTTCATGGAGTTCACCTTCTAATGCCATAGAAGCAGATAAACAAACACATGATGTCAGGTAGAGACAAGTAGAAAGAAAACAAGGCAGATAGAGCAGGATACAGAGACAAAGAAGGTTATAGTTTTAGATACGGCTGTTGGGGAAGGCCTCCTCGAAGAGGGTACCAAGTGAGCTGAGAACAGAATGAAGTCGGGGAAGGGCTGTGAGGTGTCTGGGGGAAGAACGATCCAGGTAGAGGGACCAGCCATGCCCAGCCTTGAGACAGGAATTCCAGCTTTCCCGGGGCACGGAGGATTTTGACAGAGCTGAGAGAGCATcctggaagaggaagcagagaaggcaCATCCACCCAGTGGGCACTGTGGCCCGTCTGGTTGTGTGGGACCAGAGAGGCTGTTGGACGGCAAGTTGGCAATGGTCTTGTTATGCCACTTAAGACACCAGCATCCACTGACTCCCGGGATTTTGAGCCGTGGGGCAGGGAGGAAAAAAGGCGTCACTCAACTTCCTGACCGTGCAGCATAGAGGCTTGTTTTCTCAGAGAAAAGCCATGTGACTGAACTTCATGAGATGGTTCATGACCATGAGCTTCCTGAAAGTTATTCTCCACCCTAAAACAGCTTGCTATTGTCCTTAGAAGCACTAAATTCAACTCTATCATCAGGCTCAcctcctgtctcctccttcccccccgcccccaacagaATTCTGCTTCCATCACACCGAGTCTATTCCAGTTCCTGCACTGAGCCATGCTTTCTGGGAGCCTTTGTACCTGCCGTTAGGAgtgccctcctcccttcctgtgGCTCACATCCCTCGGGACTCCGTTTAAATGTCAGTTCTCCTGGGAGCCTTCCCAGACTAGCTTAGGTGCTTCCATCAAATGCTGCCTTAGTATCTTGTCCTTCTATGAACATAGCACTCATCACACTGTATTGGAGCTTTACAAAATTATCAAGTAATTCaatatacagagaagtataaAAAATAACAGAGCACTCATAAGCCTATCACTGTACCTAAGCAATAAGTGGCTTAAGTGGCTGAAGCCCTTTGAAGCTGGCGCCCAACACTGAGCCACCACCCCCCTACCCCGCACCGTTCCTAAACTCAGCTTAAATACGGTGTTTAACTTACCATATGTATCTTCATACTTTTATTAGGCATGCACATAAGCTTAAACAACATACATTATTTTGCTTGGCTTTAACTTTACGTGTTATTGCAGAGAGATTTCTGCAGCTTGCATTTCCCCCTCAGACttatttttgaggttcatccatgtggaTACAGGTAGCTCTAGATCATTTCTACTGCTGTATACATACATTACACcacaatttatccattttcttcCGTGGACATTAGATCGCTGGCAGGTTTTTGCAATTTCAAGCCACTCCGCCTCAAGCATGGTAGTTTCTACGTGGTAGTTTCTACATAACTACAGTTATGGTAGTTTCTGCCAGCGCATAGCTGAGTGTAACCACGGGGTCATCATGCCTTCGCGCATGATGGACTGGAACCAGCCCCTGCAAGTGGGGGGCAGCACGCGGTGGCACTTAGGTCGAAACTCTGCCTCCGGAGCAAACGCCTCCAAACGGGTGTTTTGGAGGCAAACGGGGGCTGGGACTCGGAACAGTGGGCAGAGGACATTAACGCCGGTTTTGTAGGGCGAAGAATTCAGCGGAATGTGGTTCAGTGAGAGGGGAGGGACCGCGGAGCACCGGCCCGGATGGGGGCCTGCAGTGCCCTCACTTCCGGACGCGTCTCCCCGCCGATCCCGGGGCAAAAAGCCCAGTACGGCTGGAGGGCTCTGGGCTCTGAGAGCGTCCCCATCCCCCAGAAGTCCTGTCCCGCCTACGGCCCGCCCACATCCCGCACTGGCCCCGCCCTCTCCCGCGCGGGTCACGCCCCTCCACACTCGCCCCGCCCCCGCGGTGACTTGCGCGGCGACTCGGCGCGCAGCCCCGgcctcgccccgcccccggcctcgcccccgccccgccctcgccccgcccccgcgGTGGCTCGCACGGCGACTCGGCCGGCCGCTGGGCGATGACGGGCGCGCGGCCGCGCGCGGTCGAGCCCCGGGAACGCGGCGGCGGCGAGAGCGGCGGGCGCGGCGGCGGAGCGGGCGCGGCGGGCAGCATGGGCGGCGCAGGGAGCGCGGGCCGGGCGCTGGCCGCGCTGTTGCTGGCCGCGTCGGTGCTGAGCGCCGCGCTGCTGGCCCCCGGCGGCTCGCCGACGCCAGGTGAGTGCGCCCTCTGACCCGGCCCGCGGGGCGGTGCGGGGCCCGCCCG
Above is a genomic segment from Cervus canadensis isolate Bull #8, Minnesota chromosome 31, ASM1932006v1, whole genome shotgun sequence containing:
- the POMK gene encoding protein O-mannose kinase isoform X1, coding for METGPPEGRKGPAPRELPPAVGLLLSMALMNVVLYLCLDRLVTVPRGPAEHPGRCPPGHFSMEQVTTCSPWLSCEQLRTEVRPLKRVGEGAVKTKCARTAVWGSCSPASGGRTAGPGRASFQLLLFQPKSRKSMTVLKRVPCVQPFLFVVSSAPFKVFLSEWKERKVALSRLTRPEVRDDFLHGLQMLRALQSEHVVTLLGYCEDDNTILTEYHPLGTLGNLEATLSLAKYRSLNTWQHRLQLALGYVAVLDFLHRSPLGTLVMCDSSDLPKTLSQYLLTANFSIVLNDLDALPLVNRSSGALVKCGHRELRGDFVAPEQLWPFGEDVPFQDDLMPAYDEKTDIWKIPDVSSFLLGHVEGSDMVRFHLFDIHKACKSQVPAERPTAQAVLDAYQKVLNLLRDTATSQTREML
- the POMK gene encoding protein O-mannose kinase isoform X2, producing METGPPEGRKGPAPRELPPAVGLLLSMALMNVVLYLCLDRLVTVPRGPAEHPGRCPPGHFSMEQVTTCSPWLSCEQLRTEVRPLKRVGEGAVKTVFLSEWKERKVALSRLTRPEVRDDFLHGLQMLRALQSEHVVTLLGYCEDDNTILTEYHPLGTLGNLEATLSLAKYRSLNTWQHRLQLALGYVAVLDFLHRSPLGTLVMCDSSDLPKTLSQYLLTANFSIVLNDLDALPLVNRSSGALVKCGHRELRGDFVAPEQLWPFGEDVPFQDDLMPAYDEKTDIWKIPDVSSFLLGHVEGSDMVRFHLFDIHKACKSQVPAERPTAQAVLDAYQKVLNLLRDTATSQTREML